A window from Pecten maximus unplaced genomic scaffold, xPecMax1.1, whole genome shotgun sequence encodes these proteins:
- the LOC117319362 gene encoding uncharacterized protein LOC117319362, which yields MDYSQKIPSYNFMYNPSQRRSRGPGKLITAASVVLGFGIILTILNIYELHKMKEDHMIHIQPATEGKTGTFGSKQPVVWVEGKHLGTGYLKHVFTVFDRIGYAVGDSESTWDVLWSHEYPFETLSKKLADLKPHQRVTTINDLYATAY from the exons ATGGATTATTCTCAAAAGATTCCATCATAT AATTTCATGTATAATCCGTCCCAACGTAGATCTCGAGGTCCGGGGAAATTGATAACAGCAGCTAGCGTAGTTTTAGGATTTGGAATCATCCTCACCATCCTTAACATCTACGAACTACACAAGATGAAGGAAGACCACATGATTCATATTCAACCAGCGACAGAGGGGAAAACAGGAACATTTGGATCCAAGCAACCTGTTGTATGGGTGGAAGGAAAACAT CTAGGAACAGGCTACCTGAAGCATGTGTTCACAGTGTTTGACAGAATTGGGTATGCTGTTGGTGACAGCGAGTCTACGTGGGATGTCCTCTGGTCACACGAATATCCATTTGAAACTTTGTCCAAGAAATTGGCAGATCTTAAACCTCATCAAAGGGTAACTACCATCAATGATTTATATGCTACAGCATATTAA